Proteins from a single region of Ananas comosus cultivar F153 linkage group 3, ASM154086v1, whole genome shotgun sequence:
- the LOC109708011 gene encoding uncharacterized protein LOC109708011 isoform X4 — translation MDTIVSAALEEICARAAAGIPVAELWPGLRGALAAAGLPLSADVKKALWSRLLALPGLRFEAEGSSLGPRDPSVQCLDEAERGGLRVLAEDHVRDSFLGIYDLKAASCEISSIQRSALERLAAARTNGITQSELAKEFGMKGNNFFYVVKNLEVQQLVVRQSTIVRGKEPGSDRKDASESTSIVTTNLLYLHRFAKNLDWNSQKRIEISRPDKPASDGDAHGCSLRHDGALEDDVSIRDFLPAMKAICDKLETASGKVLVSSDIKVALGYRLTPGHRAWRNILNRLKDARLVEEFQGNVDEKVVTCLRLLRKFDPNDFVPKTVVGGYDVLDSEHLVKHGKRGQITDQLVELPLDHCIYDMVDAEGPKGITIPEICKRVGFNAKKLYKRLITMRERFNMPWQAEIQDRTPQYRVWTHRNYLNYKAGTTVNGSSEALPDEKELSTRPKTLIPFNQTSPSVQLEDLFHSKVVTCSPKTVSGTVESQLPSNFSGGDGDFEPKHQVEHQNDIEEPSANNDEPKHCCSEIAQHSNAQQSGSRPSVLSIVAKIESVQRHRRLPSSTSTTRERWILKKLKKEKFFLLVELYKWLERLENYKSRRMDKKSLTRILNRLQQAGMCKSIQVSMPGLTNYSRNRITEVVLHPSITLSSELLDQIQKRRRDFDIEIRGGGLSRKNNRQPVTVLTGVRRSLTRVDDRPVIVQAMHNNGFVDAKMVRAKLLHKFLWSYLTNLPDWPNAFNSENRGYDVKNPNSTCQLFALEEAIKEMPLQLFLQVVGTAKKVDNMVAICKLGVRLSGLPFQEYKRLMDTLATGRLSRIINILYRLKLIQLVREGHPEDESVLQHAVLRHAMELKPYIEEPLSRSMPSSCVNANRSPRIRHDFVFSKQDAVDAYWETLEYCYATAAPADASHAFPGSSAPE, via the exons ATGGATACGATCGTCTCCGCCGCACTCGAGGAGATCTGCGCCCGCGCCGCCGCGGGGATCCCCGTCGCCGAGCTGTGGCCGGGCCTCCGCGGCGCCCTCGCCGCCGCGGGACTCCCCCTCTCCGCCGACGTGAAGAAGGCCCTGTGGTCTCGCCTCCTCGCCCTCCCCGGGCTCCGATTCGAGGCCGAGGGCTCGTCGCTCGGCCCTCGGGATCCCTCCGTCCAATGCCTGGACGAAGCCGAGAGGGGCGGGTTGAGGGTTCTTGCGGAGGATCACGTGCGAGATAGCTTCTTGGGAATCTATGATCTTAAAGCCGCTAGCTGCGAGATCTCGTCGATACAGCGGTCGGCCCTCGAGCGGCTCGCCGCAGCTAG GACTAATGGAATAACACAGAGCGAACTTGCTAAAGAATTTGGCATGAAAGGAAACAATTTCTTTTATGTTGTAAAGAACCTTGAAGTCCAACAGCTGGTTGTCCGTCAATCGACTATAGTAAGGGGTAAAGAGCCTGGATCTGATAGGAAAGATGCTTCGGAAAGCACTTCTATTGTTACTACCAACTTACTATATTTACATCGTTTTGCAAAAAACTTGGATTGGAATTCTCAAAAAAGGATTGAGATTTCTAGGCCCGATAAACCAGCAAGTGACGGTGATGCCCATGGCTGTTCTTTACGTCATGATGGAGCTCTCGAGGATGATGTTTCCATTAGGGACTTTCTGCCAGCAATGAAAGCTATTTGTGATAAACTCGAAACAGCAAGCGGAAAG GTTCTTGTGTCTTCAGATATCAAGGTGGCTCTCGGTTATCGTTTGACCCCTGGGCACAGAGCTTGGAGGAAT ATCTTGAACAGGCTGAAAGATGCTCGGCTTGTGGAAGAATTTCAAGGAAATGTTGATGAGAAG GTTGTGACCTGTTTACGCTTGTTGAGGAAATTTGATCCGAATGATTTTGTGCCTAAAACAGTAGTGGGTGGATACGATGTGCTTGATTCGGAACATCTGGTCAAACATGGTAAAAGAGGTCAGATAACCGATCAGCTTGTGGAGCTTCCATTAGATCATTGTATATATGATATGGTTGATGCTGAAGGGCCAAAAGGAATCACCATTCCTGAG ATATGCAAACGTGTTGGATTTAATGCTAAGAAGCTTTATAAGCGACTGATTACCATGAGAGAAAGGTTTAACATGCCCTGGCAGGCTGAGATTCAGGACAGGACACCACAATATCGAGTTTGGACCCACAGAAACTATTTGAACTATAAGGCTGGTACAACAGTTAATGGAAGCTCTGAAGCACTTCCTGATGAGAAGGAACTTTCTACTAGGCCGAAGACCTTAATTCCATTCAATCAAACATCTCCAAGTGTTCAATTGGAAGACTTGTTCCACAGTAAAGTAGTCACGTGCTCACCGAAGACTGTTTCTGGAACTGTCGAGTCACAGTTACCGAGCAATTTTTCAGGAGGTGATGGAGATTTCGAACCTAAACATCAAGTTGAACACCAAAATGACATTGAGGAGCCTTCTGCTAATAATGATGAGCCAAAGCATTGCTGTAGTGAAATAGCGCAACACTCCAATGCTCAACAGTCAGGCAGCCGTCCCTCTGTTTTATCCATAGTAGCTAAAATTGAATCTGTTCAGAGGCATCGACGTCTTCCATCTTCTACTAGTACTACGAGGGAACGATGGATACTGAAAAAACTGAAG AAAGAGAAATTCTTCCTACTAGTTGAACTCTATAAGTGGCTTGAGAGGCTTGAGAATTATAAGAGCAGAAGAATGGATAAGAAGTCATTAACCCGTATACTTAACAGACTTCAACAAGCAGGGATGTGTAAAAGCATTCAAGTTAGTATGCCAGGATTGACAAACTATAGTCGAAATCGTATAACAGAAGTGGTATTGCATCCTTCCATTACTCTATCCTCAGAACTTCTTGATCAAATTCAAAAAAGACGGAGAGACTTTGATATTGAAATCCGTGGAGGGGGTTTAAGTAGAAAGAACAATCGCCAACCTGTGACTGTACTAACTGGTGTGAGGAGGTCTCTAACTCGTGTTGATGACAGACCAGTAATAGTACAGGCTATGCATAATAATGGATTTGTTGATGCTAAGATGGTCCGTGCAAAGCTCTTGCATAAGTTTCTCTGGAGCTATCTGACTAATTTGCCTGATTGGCCTAATGCATTTAACTCTGAGAATCGTGGCTACGATGTAAAGAATCCTAACAGCACATGCCAACTATTTGCATTGGAGGAGGCTATAAAGGAAATGCCACTTCAACTGTTTTTACAAGTTGTTGGAACTGCAAAAAAGGTTGATAATATGGTAGCAATTTGCAAACTTGGAGTGAGGCTTTCTGGTCTTCCTTTCCAGGAATACAAGCGATTGATGGATACCCTGGCAACTGGGCGACTTTCACGCataatcaatattttatatcGGCTAAAG TTAATTCAATTAGTGAGGGAAGGGCATCCAGAGGATGAAAGTGTGCTACAACATGCTGTCCTTAGGCATGCTATGGAGCTGAAGCCTTATATTGAAGAACCTCTGTCAAGATCTATGCCATCATCATGTGTCAATGCTAATCGCAGTCCAAGAATTCGACAtgattttgtcttttcaaaGCAGGATGCTGTTGATGCTTATTGGGAAACCTTGGAGTATTGCTATGCAACAGCTGCCCCAGCTGATGCATCACATGCATTCCCTGGTTCTTCTGCTCCTGAG TAG
- the LOC109708011 gene encoding uncharacterized protein LOC109708011 isoform X3 has translation MDTIVSAALEEICARAAAGIPVAELWPGLRGALAAAGLPLSADVKKALWSRLLALPGLRFEAEGSSLGPRDPSVQCLDEAERGGLRVLAEDHVRDSFLGIYDLKAASCEISSIQRSALERLAAARTNGITQSELAKEFGMKGNNFFYVVKNLEVQQLVVRQSTIVRGKEPGSDRKDASESTSIVTTNLLYLHRFAKNLDWNSQKRIEISRPDKPASDGDAHGCSLRHDGALEDDVSIRDFLPAMKAICDKLETASGKVLVSSDIKVALGYRLTPGHRAWRNILNRLKDARLVEEFQGNVDEKVVTCLRLLRKFDPNDFVPKTVVGGYDVLDSEHLVKHGKRGQITDQLVELPLDHCIYDMVDAEGPKGITIPEICKRVGFNAKKLYKRLITMRERFNMPWQAEIQDRTPQYRVWTHRNYLNYKAGTTVNGSSEALPDEKELSTRPKTLIPFNQTSPSVQLEDLFHSKVVTCSPKTVSGTVESQLPSNFSGGDGDFEPKHQVEHQNDIEEPSANNDEPKHCCSEIAQHSNAQQSGSRPSVLSIVAKIESVQRHRRLPSSTSTTRERWILKKLKKEKFFLLVELYKWLERLENYKSRRMDKKSLTRILNRLQQAGMCKSIQVSMPGLTNYSRNRITEVVLHPSITLSSELLDQIQKRRRDFDIEIRGGGLSRKNNRQPVTVLTGVRRSLTRVDDRPVIVQAMHNNGFVDAKMVRAKLLHKFLWSYLTNLPDWPNAFNSENRGYDVKNPNSTCQLFALEEAIKEMPLQLFLQVVGTAKKVDNMVAICKLGVRLSGLPFQEYKRLMDTLATGRLSRIINILYRLKLIQLVREGHPEDESVLQHAVLRHAMELKPYIEEPLSRSMPSSCVNANRSPRIRHDFVFSKQDAVDAYWETLEYCYATAAPADASHAFPGSSAPE, from the exons ATGGATACGATCGTCTCCGCCGCACTCGAGGAGATCTGCGCCCGCGCCGCCGCGGGGATCCCCGTCGCCGAGCTGTGGCCGGGCCTCCGCGGCGCCCTCGCCGCCGCGGGACTCCCCCTCTCCGCCGACGTGAAGAAGGCCCTGTGGTCTCGCCTCCTCGCCCTCCCCGGGCTCCGATTCGAGGCCGAGGGCTCGTCGCTCGGCCCTCGGGATCCCTCCGTCCAATGCCTGGACGAAGCCGAGAGGGGCGGGTTGAGGGTTCTTGCGGAGGATCACGTGCGAGATAGCTTCTTGGGAATCTATGATCTTAAAGCCGCTAGCTGCGAGATCTCGTCGATACAGCGGTCGGCCCTCGAGCGGCTCGCCGCAGCTAG GACTAATGGAATAACACAGAGCGAACTTGCTAAAGAATTTGGCATGAAAGGAAACAATTTCTTTTATGTTGTAAAGAACCTTGAAGTCCAACAGCTGGTTGTCCGTCAATCGACTATAGTAAGGGGTAAAGAGCCTGGATCTGATAGGAAAGATGCTTCGGAAAGCACTTCTATTGTTACTACCAACTTACTATATTTACATCGTTTTGCAAAAAACTTGGATTGGAATTCTCAAAAAAGGATTGAGATTTCTAGGCCCGATAAACCAGCAAGTGACGGTGATGCCCATGGCTGTTCTTTACGTCATGATGGAGCTCTCGAGGATGATGTTTCCATTAGGGACTTTCTGCCAGCAATGAAAGCTATTTGTGATAAACTCGAAACAGCAAGCGGAAAG GTTCTTGTGTCTTCAGATATCAAGGTGGCTCTCGGTTATCGTTTGACCCCTGGGCACAGAGCTTGGAGGAAT ATCTTGAACAGGCTGAAAGATGCTCGGCTTGTGGAAGAATTTCAAGGAAATGTTGATGAGAAG GTTGTGACCTGTTTACGCTTGTTGAGGAAATTTGATCCGAATGATTTTGTGCCTAAAACAGTAGTGGGTGGATACGATGTGCTTGATTCGGAACATCTGGTCAAACATGGTAAAAGAGGTCAGATAACCGATCAGCTTGTGGAGCTTCCATTAGATCATTGTATATATGATATGGTTGATGCTGAAGGGCCAAAAGGAATCACCATTCCTGAG ATATGCAAACGTGTTGGATTTAATGCTAAGAAGCTTTATAAGCGACTGATTACCATGAGAGAAAGGTTTAACATGCCCTGGCAGGCTGAGATTCAGGACAGGACACCACAATATCGAGTTTGGACCCACAGAAACTATTTGAACTATAAGGCTGGTACAACAGTTAATGGAAGCTCTGAAGCACTTCCTGATGAGAAGGAACTTTCTACTAGGCCGAAGACCTTAATTCCATTCAATCAAACATCTCCAAGTGTTCAATTGGAAGACTTGTTCCACAGTAAAGTAGTCACGTGCTCACCGAAGACTGTTTCTGGAACTGTCGAGTCACAGTTACCGAGCAATTTTTCAGGAGGTGATGGAGATTTCGAACCTAAACATCAAGTTGAACACCAAAATGACATTGAGGAGCCTTCTGCTAATAATGATGAGCCAAAGCATTGCTGTAGTGAAATAGCGCAACACTCCAATGCTCAACAGTCAGGCAGCCGTCCCTCTGTTTTATCCATAGTAGCTAAAATTGAATCTGTTCAGAGGCATCGACGTCTTCCATCTTCTACTAGTACTACGAGGGAACGATGGATACTGAAAAAACTGAAG AAAGAGAAATTCTTCCTACTAGTTGAACTCTATAAGTGGCTTGAGAGGCTTGAGAATTATAAGAGCAGAAGAATGGATAAGAAGTCATTAACCCGTATACTTAACAGACTTCAACAAGCAGGGATGTGTAAAAGCATTCAAGTTAGTATGCCAGGATTGACAAACTATAGTCGAAATCGTATAACAGAAGTGGTATTGCATCCTTCCATTACTCTATCCTCAGAACTTCTTGATCAAATTCAAAAAAGACGGAGAGACTTTGATATTGAAATCCGTGGAGGGGGTTTAAGTAGAAAGAACAATCGCCAACCTGTGACTGTACTAACTGGTGTGAGGAGGTCTCTAACTCGTGTTGATGACAGACCAGTAATAGTACAGGCTATGCATAATAATGGATTTGTTGATGCTAAGATGGTCCGTGCAAAGCTCTTGCATAAGTTTCTCTGGAGCTATCTGACTAATTTGCCTGATTGGCCTAATGCATTTAACTCTGAGAATCGTGGCTACGATGTAAAGAATCCTAACAGCACATGCCAACTATTTGCATTGGAGGAGGCTATAAAGGAAATGCCACTTCAACTGTTTTTACAAGTTGTTGGAACTGCAAAAAAGGTTGATAATATGGTAGCAATTTGCAAACTTGGAGTGAGGCTTTCTGGTCTTCCTTTCCAGGAATACAAGCGATTGATGGATACCCTGGCAACTGGGCGACTTTCACGCataatcaatattttatatcGGCTAAAG TTAATTCAATTAGTGAGGGAAGGGCATCCAGAGGATGAAAGTGTGCTACAACATGCTGTCCTTAGGCATGCTATGGAGCTGAAGCCTTATATTGAAGAACCTCTGTCAAGATCTATGCCATCATCATGTGTCAATGCTAATCGCAGTCCAAGAATTCGACAtgattttgtcttttcaaaGCAGGATGCTGTTGATGCTTATTGGGAAACCTTGGAGTATTGCTATGCAACAGCTGCCCCAGCTGATGCATCACATGCATTCCCTGGTTCTTCTGCTCCTGAG TAA